One window from the genome of Candidatus Synechococcus calcipolaris G9 encodes:
- a CDS encoding cofactor assembly of complex C subunit B, which produces MNDPNRFLRLLPLVTGGLGGILLLVNRLGTANLTESQARGDVVGVILAAFLVLTGLIWQQVQPRSPEVVQLIGSEGFEFGPDLRESVKIELAWASHTLLTNTATRSLVVWYQGQVLLRRGILSPKTLTKVGPILERVLSTQKPVYLVKLDLYPGRVEFDYLPENTQGVICQPIGREGVLILGANAPRSYTRQDERWVAAIAAKLGQTLDPDSPAPVVSNIMP; this is translated from the coding sequence ATGAATGATCCAAATCGTTTTTTGCGCCTGCTCCCTTTAGTTACAGGAGGGCTGGGGGGCATCTTACTTTTGGTCAACCGCTTGGGAACAGCCAACTTAACCGAATCCCAGGCGAGGGGAGATGTGGTAGGGGTTATTCTAGCCGCTTTTTTAGTATTGACAGGACTGATTTGGCAGCAGGTTCAACCGCGATCGCCGGAAGTGGTGCAACTGATCGGTTCTGAAGGGTTTGAGTTTGGGCCAGATTTAAGGGAGTCGGTCAAAATCGAGTTGGCTTGGGCTTCCCATACTCTATTAACAAATACTGCCACCCGATCGCTGGTGGTATGGTACCAAGGCCAAGTCCTTTTACGGCGAGGTATTTTGTCCCCCAAAACCCTAACGAAAGTGGGGCCCATTCTTGAACGGGTGCTATCAACCCAGAAACCCGTTTATTTAGTCAAGCTCGACCTTTATCCTGGACGCGTTGAATTTGATTATTTACCGGAAAATACCCAAGGGGTAATCTGCCAGCCCATTGGCCGGGAAGGAGTCCTCATTTTAGGAGCCAATGCACCCCGTAGCTATACTCGTCAAGATGAACGCTGGGTCGCGGCGATCGCTGCCAAATTGGGCCAAACCCTAGACCCAGACAGTCCCGCCCCCGTGGTGTCAAACATTATGCCGTGA
- a CDS encoding uridine kinase family protein codes for MIEINDAVEMLIAKRALMPDQQAMLVAISGIDGSGKGYISGKIAAMLLQQHLRIANINIDGWLNLPKKRFSQTNPAEHFYRHALRFDELFAQLVFPLRDRRSICIEANYAEETATEYRKHIYNFEEIDVILLEGIYLLKQEFHSYYDLSLWVECSFETALERAIARSQESLPPDETINAYQTIYFPAQDIHFDRDQPKAAAIAMINNDPRLGCAT; via the coding sequence ATGATTGAAATTAATGATGCGGTTGAAATGCTTATCGCTAAGCGTGCATTAATGCCAGATCAGCAGGCTATGCTAGTGGCAATTTCAGGAATTGATGGTTCTGGAAAGGGCTACATTTCAGGAAAAATTGCAGCGATGCTTTTGCAACAACATCTACGGATAGCCAATATCAATATTGATGGATGGCTGAACCTACCTAAAAAGCGTTTTAGTCAGACTAACCCAGCCGAGCATTTTTATCGTCATGCCCTTCGCTTTGATGAGTTATTTGCCCAACTAGTCTTTCCATTACGCGATCGCCGATCAATTTGTATTGAAGCAAATTATGCGGAGGAAACTGCCACGGAGTATCGAAAGCACATCTATAATTTTGAGGAAATAGATGTCATTTTGCTGGAAGGCATCTATCTGTTGAAACAGGAATTTCATTCATACTATGACCTTTCACTTTGGGTTGAGTGTAGTTTTGAAACGGCATTAGAGCGGGCAATTGCACGCTCACAAGAAAGTTTGCCGCCAGATGAGACTATCAATGCCTATCAGACCATCTATTTTCCAGCCCAAGACATTCACTTCGACCGCGACCAGCCTAAGGCAGCGGCGATAGCCATGATTAATAACGATCCGAGGCTAGGATGTGCAACTTGA
- a CDS encoding peptidylprolyl isomerase has protein sequence MAPRLFRRILVGIVLAIASVTLIACNPLDSIADDSVADTSSVPGAQSPTPMANLPRLNGEATVVLTVNDRPITIQVNGNAAPVTAGNFVDLVERGVYDGTVFHRVVKSPSPFVVQGGDPQGKDPSFPVARLGTGSFVNPETGSPRYIPLEILPKGGSEPVYSQAGKVKSPELTHQRGAVAMARSQMPDSASAQFYIALSQLDFLDGDYAVFGVVSEGMDVVDDIQQGDRIQSAEVTAGLENLQK, from the coding sequence ATGGCCCCACGACTGTTTAGACGAATACTGGTTGGCATTGTGCTGGCGATCGCCAGTGTGACATTGATTGCCTGTAACCCGTTGGATTCTATCGCAGATGATTCTGTAGCTGACACCAGTTCTGTACCGGGAGCACAAAGCCCAACCCCTATGGCTAATTTACCGCGCCTCAATGGAGAGGCTACTGTTGTTTTAACTGTCAATGATCGTCCAATTACCATCCAAGTGAATGGTAACGCTGCCCCTGTCACTGCCGGAAATTTTGTGGATTTAGTCGAGCGCGGCGTATATGACGGCACCGTTTTTCACCGCGTTGTTAAAAGCCCGTCTCCCTTTGTGGTGCAAGGGGGAGACCCCCAAGGTAAAGACCCTTCTTTCCCCGTTGCTCGCCTAGGAACCGGATCATTTGTCAATCCAGAAACCGGTAGCCCCCGTTACATTCCCCTCGAAATTTTACCCAAGGGGGGAAGTGAACCCGTCTATAGTCAAGCGGGAAAGGTTAAATCCCCGGAACTCACCCATCAGCGGGGTGCCGTTGCCATGGCGCGATCGCAGATGCCCGATTCAGCATCAGCGCAGTTTTATATTGCCCTAAGTCAACTGGATTTTCTAGATGGTGACTATGCTGTATTTGGCGTTGTCTCCGAGGGGATGGACGTAGTGGACGATATTCAACAGGGCGATCGCATCCAATCGGCGGAAGTGACTGCTGGCCTGGAAAACTTACAAAAGTAG
- a CDS encoding beta-ketoacyl-ACP synthase — MSPLDVVITGLGLSTALGWDAVTSWSAYHSGECGLRFQQPFPELPAQLLGRLNQRLSLGELLQVLVLESLRDGNLSPGLENTGVVVGSSRSHQCQWEAWLREALNGPQTSDLSDWLNYLPGTVSRDVACFAQSCGPVLNPTAACATGLWAIALGCLLLESGQCERVIAGAVEKPITPLTLAGFARMGVPAQTRVAPFDRQRQGLGLAEGGALLILESREMAEKRGAKIYGRVLGVGLSADADQLAAPSSNQGGAIAAVQKSLAQAGLQPHQISYIHAHGTGTILNDRSEAAWIQHLFGNGIPVTSHKGAIGHTLGASGAISAAFSCLSLRDQIIPPCVGCHDPEFDIDIVLTPRSTNVETILCCSYGFGGQNAAVIFSQ; from the coding sequence ATGAGTCCTTTGGATGTGGTGATTACTGGCCTGGGTCTTTCGACGGCCCTAGGCTGGGATGCCGTTACAAGCTGGTCAGCCTACCATAGCGGTGAATGTGGTCTCAGGTTCCAGCAACCCTTTCCGGAATTACCCGCCCAACTCCTCGGCCGCCTGAATCAACGCCTGAGTTTAGGGGAATTACTCCAAGTTCTCGTCCTGGAAAGTTTAAGGGATGGAAATTTGAGTCCCGGTTTAGAGAATACGGGAGTGGTTGTGGGTTCAAGTCGCAGCCATCAATGCCAATGGGAGGCCTGGTTACGGGAAGCGTTGAACGGGCCTCAAACCAGCGATCTATCGGACTGGTTAAATTACTTACCCGGAACGGTGTCCAGGGACGTGGCCTGTTTCGCTCAGAGTTGCGGCCCGGTTCTAAATCCAACGGCAGCCTGTGCAACGGGTCTGTGGGCGATCGCCTTGGGCTGTTTATTACTGGAATCGGGCCAGTGTGAACGGGTCATTGCTGGGGCTGTGGAAAAACCGATTACGCCCCTCACCTTAGCGGGTTTTGCGCGGATGGGAGTTCCAGCGCAAACGCGGGTAGCTCCCTTTGATCGTCAACGTCAGGGATTGGGCTTGGCGGAGGGTGGGGCCCTACTGATCCTAGAATCAAGGGAAATGGCAGAAAAACGGGGAGCAAAAATCTATGGCCGGGTTTTAGGGGTGGGTTTAAGTGCCGATGCTGACCAATTAGCTGCTCCTAGCTCCAACCAAGGGGGGGCGATCGCCGCGGTTCAAAAAAGTTTAGCCCAAGCAGGACTACAGCCCCACCAGATCAGTTATATCCATGCCCACGGCACCGGTACAATCCTAAACGATCGAAGTGAAGCGGCCTGGATTCAGCACCTATTCGGAAATGGTATCCCCGTTACCAGCCATAAGGGGGCGATCGGTCATACTCTGGGAGCGTCCGGGGCAATTAGCGCAGCATTTTCATGCCTCTCCCTGCGGGATCAGATTATCCCCCCCTGTGTTGGCTGCCACGACCCTGAGTTTGACATAGACATTGTTCTTACACCCCGATCTACCAACGTTGAAACTATTCTTTGCTGTAGCTATGGCTTTGGTGGCCAAAATGCTGCTGTTATCTTCTCTCAATAA
- a CDS encoding ComEC/Rec2 family competence protein, whose translation MFVFTIDLILYGLAFIIGLLVAPMAGVGVAVIFLGLMLALLRWQRWGFPKFWQRLPPPQTWLIATAVALLAMGYLWLRTPQPSATDISRVVTRLEALDAVPTVQVEGKIETFPLPNRAGRLRFFMSVDRYEQLTEDGAPGALSGRATGQLYITVPAEEGASLHPSQRIAMSGFLYQPRGGGTAFYRAFNFQRYLQREGVFAGLAGRQVRILDEGSPWGLWALRQRIYQAQVDGLGETAGPVVSAMVLGGRAVAIPFDIRDAFRRVGLSHAIAASGFHTSVILGVVMFLARPLKERWRLALGGGCLILFACLSGFAPSAIRAVLMGIAGLLALSGGSDKLKALPLLLAIAVGMLIVNPLWIEDLGFQLSFLATAGLIISANPIAKRFDFLPAVVANLIAIPLAATIWLFPLSLAIFGIFPVYGIIANVSTTFILSVITMGGFISALGAVIWPVLGSGIAWLLYYPTLILLWMAEFFGRLPGAVIAFGALGWTQVFFLYGLILLVWLHPWWKRRWLVAMGVGIGAVLVPFLILQTTTFRVTILDNHRVPIMVIQQPEGTVIINSGDRTSAGQSVGSFLALQGINSIDWAIASDRRSRSQGGWAELHKTTPIRRYTDVPAANSDDEYRDMLADLQIEANPLRLDQELRLGDVEMKLLRADPAVIQFNIRDKKWLLVTEPPRSLGQATWLESARLPNPDVLWWWGQTFDPKLVDLIQPRALILSSQSLDQTTVDDLQEKNIPIYWTGRDGAIRWTPEGQIVGNQETGSEGGF comes from the coding sequence ATGTTTGTCTTTACCATTGACTTAATTCTCTACGGTTTAGCGTTCATCATTGGCTTACTGGTGGCTCCCATGGCTGGGGTCGGAGTCGCGGTGATCTTTTTGGGACTGATGCTTGCTCTACTGCGTTGGCAGCGGTGGGGATTTCCCAAATTTTGGCAACGGCTGCCACCCCCCCAAACCTGGTTAATTGCCACAGCAGTTGCTCTATTGGCTATGGGCTACCTATGGCTACGCACACCCCAACCCAGTGCAACAGATATTAGTCGGGTAGTGACTCGCCTAGAGGCCCTCGATGCCGTGCCCACCGTCCAAGTGGAAGGCAAAATTGAAACCTTTCCCCTACCCAATCGGGCGGGGCGGTTGCGCTTTTTTATGTCCGTGGATCGCTATGAGCAATTAACGGAGGATGGGGCACCTGGGGCCCTATCGGGACGGGCGACGGGACAACTCTACATTACCGTTCCCGCGGAAGAAGGGGCCAGTCTTCACCCCAGTCAGCGTATTGCCATGAGTGGTTTTCTCTATCAACCTAGGGGCGGCGGCACGGCTTTTTATCGTGCCTTTAATTTTCAACGCTATCTGCAACGGGAAGGGGTCTTTGCCGGGTTGGCGGGCCGGCAAGTGCGGATTTTAGATGAGGGTTCCCCCTGGGGGCTGTGGGCCCTGCGGCAACGCATCTATCAGGCGCAAGTGGATGGGTTAGGGGAAACGGCCGGCCCCGTAGTGAGTGCCATGGTCTTAGGGGGGCGGGCCGTAGCCATTCCCTTTGATATTCGGGATGCCTTTCGCCGGGTGGGTCTCTCCCATGCCATTGCGGCATCAGGCTTCCATACCTCTGTGATTTTGGGGGTGGTGATGTTTTTAGCCCGGCCCCTGAAGGAACGCTGGCGGCTTGCGTTGGGAGGTGGCTGTTTAATTTTATTTGCCTGTTTGAGTGGTTTTGCCCCTTCAGCAATTCGGGCGGTGTTGATGGGGATTGCCGGACTATTGGCTCTTTCAGGGGGCAGTGATAAACTCAAAGCCTTGCCCCTACTTCTGGCGATCGCCGTGGGGATGTTAATTGTCAATCCCCTGTGGATTGAGGATCTGGGTTTTCAGTTAAGTTTTTTGGCCACGGCGGGTCTCATTATTAGTGCCAATCCCATTGCCAAACGATTTGATTTTTTACCGGCGGTGGTGGCAAACCTGATAGCCATTCCCCTGGCAGCAACAATTTGGCTTTTTCCCCTGTCCTTGGCGATTTTTGGTATTTTTCCGGTTTACGGCATTATCGCCAATGTCAGCACTACCTTTATTCTTTCCGTCATCACCATGGGCGGTTTTATCAGTGCCCTAGGAGCGGTTATTTGGCCGGTTCTTGGCTCCGGGATTGCCTGGCTCTTGTATTACCCAACCTTGATTTTGCTCTGGATGGCCGAGTTCTTTGGCCGTTTACCGGGGGCCGTCATTGCCTTTGGGGCCTTGGGCTGGACTCAGGTATTTTTTCTCTATGGCTTGATTTTACTGGTTTGGCTCCATCCCTGGTGGAAACGCCGCTGGTTGGTTGCCATGGGGGTGGGTATTGGTGCCGTGTTGGTTCCCTTTTTGATTTTGCAAACGACAACGTTTCGCGTCACGATCTTGGATAATCATCGTGTCCCGATTATGGTGATCCAGCAGCCGGAAGGAACCGTTATCATCAATAGTGGCGATCGCACCAGTGCCGGTCAATCCGTTGGCTCCTTTTTGGCCCTCCAGGGCATTAATAGTATTGATTGGGCCATTGCCAGCGATCGCCGCAGTCGCAGTCAAGGGGGCTGGGCCGAACTCCACAAAACCACTCCCATTCGCCGCTATACGGATGTTCCTGCCGCCAACAGTGATGACGAGTACCGAGATATGCTCGCGGATCTCCAGATAGAAGCAAACCCCCTTCGCCTAGATCAAGAACTACGCCTTGGGGATGTGGAAATGAAACTGCTGCGGGCGGATCCAGCGGTGATTCAATTCAATATCCGTGATAAAAAGTGGCTTTTGGTGACGGAGCCACCCCGTTCCCTAGGTCAGGCCACCTGGCTAGAATCGGCCCGTTTGCCGAACCCGGATGTGCTTTGGTGGTGGGGACAAACCTTTGATCCCAAGCTGGTGGATTTGATTCAACCCCGCGCCCTCATTTTAAGTAGCCAAAGTTTGGATCAAACTACAGTGGATGATCTCCAGGAAAAAAATATTCCCATCTACTGGACTGGCCGGGATGGAGCTATTCGCTGGACTCCCGAAGGACAAATAGTGGGCAATCAAGAAACTGGATCAGAGGGAGGTTTCTGA
- a CDS encoding glucose-1-phosphate adenylyltransferase, with the protein MKKVLAIILGGGAGTRLYPLTKRRAKPAVPLAGKYRLIDIPVSNCINSELTNIYVLTQFNSASLNRHIARTYAFSGLTGGFVEVLAAQQTPENPNWFQGTADAVRQYLWMLSDWDVEQFVILSGDHLYRMDYRLFVQRHRDTNADITLSVIPVDEQSATGFGLIKIDDSGKVIDFQEKPQGDALKAMQVDTTRFGLSAEEAHRKPYTASMGIYVFNRQVLIDLLQQMDEATDFGKEIIPAAARTHHVQTYVFNSYWEDIGTIGSFYDANLALTQQPLPPFSFYDEEAPIYTRPRYLPPTKLLSCNITESIVSEGCILKECQIHHSVLGVRSRVESGCVIDHSLLMGSDFYQPLSERAVMADEKKIPIGIGSNSIIRRAIVDKNACIGRDVKIINKDRVEESNREEQGFYIRSGIVVVLKNALIPDGTVI; encoded by the coding sequence ATGAAGAAAGTCCTGGCTATTATTTTGGGTGGCGGAGCGGGAACGCGACTATATCCCTTGACCAAACGCCGGGCGAAGCCCGCTGTACCCCTGGCTGGTAAATATCGGCTGATTGATATCCCTGTGAGTAACTGCATCAACTCCGAGTTGACGAATATTTATGTTTTGACCCAGTTCAATTCCGCATCCCTCAACCGCCACATTGCCCGCACCTACGCTTTTTCGGGTTTGACCGGCGGTTTTGTCGAAGTTTTGGCGGCCCAACAAACCCCGGAAAATCCCAATTGGTTCCAAGGAACGGCTGATGCGGTGCGTCAATACCTCTGGATGCTCTCCGATTGGGACGTGGAACAGTTTGTGATCCTATCGGGGGATCACCTCTACCGCATGGATTATCGCCTTTTTGTCCAACGACACCGTGATACCAACGCCGATATTACCCTTTCGGTGATTCCGGTGGATGAGCAGTCAGCAACGGGGTTTGGCCTGATTAAAATTGACGATTCAGGCAAAGTAATTGATTTCCAAGAAAAACCCCAGGGGGATGCCCTGAAAGCCATGCAGGTGGATACGACTCGGTTTGGTCTATCGGCAGAAGAAGCCCACCGCAAGCCCTATACCGCCTCCATGGGCATCTATGTCTTTAATCGCCAAGTTTTGATTGATTTACTCCAGCAGATGGATGAAGCCACGGACTTTGGCAAGGAAATCATTCCAGCGGCGGCCCGTACCCACCATGTGCAAACCTATGTGTTTAATAGCTATTGGGAAGATATTGGTACCATTGGTTCCTTCTATGATGCCAATTTAGCCTTGACCCAGCAGCCCCTGCCTCCCTTTAGTTTTTACGATGAAGAGGCTCCCATCTACACCCGTCCCCGCTATTTGCCCCCTACCAAGCTCCTCTCCTGCAATATTACTGAGTCGATTGTCAGTGAAGGCTGTATCTTAAAAGAATGTCAAATTCATCATTCCGTTCTTGGGGTGCGATCGCGGGTGGAATCGGGCTGTGTGATTGATCATTCCCTTTTGATGGGATCGGACTTTTATCAACCCCTCTCGGAACGGGCCGTGATGGCAGACGAGAAGAAAATTCCCATTGGCATTGGCTCCAATAGCATTATTCGCCGGGCGATCGTCGATAAAAATGCCTGCATTGGTCGAGATGTGAAAATCATCAATAAGGATCGGGTGGAAGAATCCAACCGGGAAGAGCAGGGTTTCTATATTCGTAGTGGTATTGTCGTTGTCCTCAAAAATGCCCTTATTCCCGATGGCACCGTTATCTAG
- a CDS encoding CHAD domain-containing protein, giving the protein MATLGHFAYEALSKYLRKISKYEPGVIRDRDPEAIHQMRVGLRRLRTALEVFAPALTLPKGVTPKRVRDVAGCLSPVRDLDVMTAELKDHYYPHLPKAEQQQLAKLIKKLDKQREEHLHKSLQLLRGDRYRKLQQGLQEWLAQPLYQPLATMPVAAIAPDLLLPLIGQLLLHSGWQVEVAWQGEDYILPEKKNISPLLNHCGDLLHELRKQIKRVRYQMELFTPLYSPNYAEQVTEFSQLQDLLGNLHDGVVLNTFFMKQLGLNLTKASPVLAQLIEQQQTQQWQDWRGVQADYLHPSRRHQLRQLFLQDPEQIVVSTNGHATLEPTPQPINP; this is encoded by the coding sequence ATGGCTACTTTAGGACATTTTGCCTACGAGGCCCTATCCAAATATTTACGGAAAATTAGTAAGTATGAGCCGGGGGTGATCCGCGATCGCGATCCGGAAGCCATTCATCAAATGCGCGTGGGTCTACGGCGATTACGGACAGCCCTAGAAGTGTTTGCGCCGGCCTTGACTCTACCCAAAGGCGTAACCCCAAAACGGGTGCGGGATGTGGCCGGTTGTCTGAGTCCCGTGCGTGATTTAGATGTGATGACAGCGGAATTAAAGGATCACTATTACCCCCACCTGCCCAAGGCCGAGCAACAACAACTTGCAAAGTTAATCAAAAAACTGGATAAGCAACGGGAAGAACATCTGCACAAGTCCCTGCAACTGCTCCGGGGCGATCGCTACCGCAAACTACAACAGGGATTACAGGAGTGGTTAGCCCAACCCCTATATCAACCCTTGGCCACCATGCCCGTAGCGGCGATCGCCCCCGATTTATTGTTACCCCTCATTGGTCAACTACTGCTTCACTCGGGTTGGCAGGTGGAAGTTGCCTGGCAGGGAGAAGACTACATTTTGCCAGAGAAGAAGAACATTTCCCCCTTACTCAACCATTGTGGTGATCTCCTCCACGAACTCCGCAAACAAATTAAGCGCGTGCGTTACCAGATGGAATTGTTTACCCCTCTGTATAGCCCTAATTATGCTGAACAGGTGACAGAGTTTTCCCAACTCCAGGATCTCTTGGGTAATCTCCATGATGGGGTGGTTCTCAATACGTTTTTTATGAAGCAATTGGGTCTAAATCTGACTAAGGCTTCACCGGTTCTAGCCCAGTTAATTGAACAGCAGCAAACCCAACAGTGGCAGGATTGGCGAGGGGTGCAGGCAGACTATTTGCATCCGAGTCGTCGCCACCAACTCCGGCAATTATTCCTACAGGATCCCGAACAAATCGTAGTGTCTACCAATGGCCACGCTACCCTAGAGCCAACCCCGCAGCCAATAAACCCCTAG
- a CDS encoding YdcF family protein, with amino-acid sequence MLLLSKLLPNLVLPLGLTCLLLFLALYGFWKHPRGARICLALGLTILLFSSNQWVATMLVSSLEFQYAQEPRLPRAGAIIVLGGGTKPPHPPRPWIEVGEGGDRILYGSWLYKRGYAPYLIVSGGRISWLGGGQSEAADMAEIAREMGVPAAAILQEPDSLNTHENAINVAQLIGGKHISEPVLLVTSALHMPRALAIFRHQGIKVIPAPTDFHITFADYPQRLETILLDLLPSSQSLSLTTLALREYMGLGVYWLRGWL; translated from the coding sequence ATGCTCCTGCTCTCTAAACTCCTGCCGAATCTTGTTTTACCCCTAGGCCTAACCTGCCTGCTCCTTTTCCTTGCCCTCTACGGCTTCTGGAAACACCCAAGGGGGGCGAGGATATGTCTTGCCCTCGGTTTAACAATTCTACTGTTCAGTAGTAATCAATGGGTGGCGACAATGTTGGTGAGTTCCCTAGAGTTCCAATATGCTCAGGAACCCCGTCTTCCCAGGGCTGGAGCCATTATTGTCCTAGGGGGTGGCACTAAACCCCCTCACCCTCCTCGACCCTGGATTGAAGTTGGCGAAGGGGGCGATCGCATCCTCTATGGTTCATGGCTCTATAAGCGGGGCTATGCACCCTATTTAATTGTGAGTGGTGGGCGGATTTCTTGGCTAGGGGGTGGTCAATCGGAGGCCGCGGACATGGCCGAAATTGCTAGGGAAATGGGGGTTCCGGCGGCAGCAATTCTCCAGGAGCCAGATTCCCTCAATACCCATGAAAATGCCATCAATGTGGCACAACTCATTGGGGGCAAGCATATTTCTGAGCCAGTATTGCTCGTCACCTCTGCCCTGCATATGCCCCGCGCCCTGGCTATTTTCCGTCACCAAGGCATCAAGGTTATTCCTGCTCCTACGGATTTTCATATCACCTTTGCGGACTATCCCCAGCGTCTGGAGACTATTTTGCTTGACCTGCTGCCAAGTAGCCAATCCCTGTCCCTGACCACATTGGCCCTACGGGAATATATGGGTCTAGGGGTTTATTGGCTGCGGGGTTGGCTCTAG